The following proteins are encoded in a genomic region of Planococcus lenghuensis:
- a CDS encoding dihydrolipoyl dehydrogenase family protein, which yields MAKEYDLIVIGSGTAGSVTAGKCREAGWSVAMIDELPFGGTCALRGCDPKKVMVGVTEYLDGVERLEGFGLAGDTRISWRGLMQFKRTFTEDVPERRVKSFNERGIDTYHGHAAFIAEDTLQVNDETLQGKKILIATGASPARLPIEGSEHFTYSDEFLELDELPANILFVGGGYISFEFAHIARRAGANVRILHRGDQPLAGFDSDLVSRLVDYSREIGIDLQLGTDVKEIQQTADSFSVIGQQGDETKAFEAGLVIHGAGRTPNIASLDLEQANINAGRKGIDVNEFLQSTSNPNVYAAGDVAATQGKPLTPVAGMESHIVCSNMLKGNHRTAAGQVMPTSVFTLPKLASVGLSEMEADEKGIDYKVNAMELTDWFTYKRTRQPVAYAKILIDQEKDRIVGAHLLGHEADELINHFATAIQFDIPTGDLKRMLFAYPTAASDITYML from the coding sequence TTGGCAAAGGAATACGATTTGATTGTTATTGGGAGCGGAACAGCGGGTTCCGTGACAGCCGGCAAGTGCCGGGAAGCGGGATGGTCAGTGGCGATGATCGATGAGCTGCCGTTTGGCGGCACTTGTGCGCTCAGAGGCTGTGACCCGAAGAAGGTCATGGTGGGCGTCACAGAATACTTGGACGGAGTGGAACGGCTCGAGGGATTCGGCCTTGCGGGCGACACGCGCATCAGCTGGCGTGGTCTGATGCAGTTCAAGCGCACATTTACCGAAGATGTGCCGGAAAGGCGCGTGAAAAGTTTTAACGAGCGGGGAATCGACACGTACCATGGCCACGCCGCGTTTATCGCTGAAGATACACTGCAGGTGAACGATGAGACGCTTCAAGGGAAGAAAATTCTTATTGCAACAGGCGCAAGCCCAGCCCGACTTCCAATCGAGGGAAGCGAGCATTTCACCTACAGCGATGAGTTCCTGGAACTGGACGAATTGCCGGCGAATATCCTGTTTGTCGGGGGCGGCTATATCTCCTTCGAATTCGCCCATATCGCAAGAAGAGCCGGCGCGAATGTGCGGATTCTCCACCGGGGAGACCAGCCGCTGGCCGGATTCGACAGTGACTTGGTGAGCCGGCTGGTCGATTATTCGCGGGAAATCGGCATCGACCTGCAGCTTGGGACGGATGTGAAGGAAATCCAGCAAACAGCTGACAGTTTTAGCGTAATTGGTCAGCAGGGGGATGAAACGAAGGCATTCGAAGCGGGACTGGTGATCCACGGGGCCGGCAGAACTCCGAACATCGCCTCGCTGGACCTTGAACAAGCGAATATCAATGCCGGCCGGAAAGGGATTGACGTGAATGAATTCCTGCAGAGTACGAGCAATCCGAATGTCTACGCAGCCGGAGACGTAGCGGCTACACAAGGGAAGCCGCTGACGCCTGTGGCCGGCATGGAATCGCATATTGTTTGCTCCAACATGCTGAAAGGCAACCACCGCACGGCGGCCGGGCAGGTCATGCCGACCAGTGTGTTCACCCTGCCGAAACTGGCTTCTGTCGGCCTTTCGGAGATGGAAGCGGACGAAAAAGGCATCGATTATAAAGTGAATGCGATGGAACTCACCGACTGGTTTACGTATAAGCGGACTAGACAACCAGTGGCTTATGCCAAGATCCTAATCGACCAGGAAAAGGACCGGATTGTCGGGGCTCATCTGCTGGGGCATGAGGCGGATGAACTGATCAACCATTTTGCGACTGCGATTCAATTCGATATCCCGACTGGCGATTTGAAAAGGATGCTGTTTGCGTATCCCACTGCTGCATCGGATATCACCTACATGCTCTAA
- a CDS encoding response regulator transcription factor: MKNALVIDNQFNFPGKDVLSNKGYHFKYLSDIESALKKSAHSDISGVLISFDLIKHNIVSILRDIKTASADKPLIVYAADNDELNTILMIEAGADEVLSKDMNTREAQARVMKLFNIYQKLASFGTTTQLMQTECIHIHEFKLYPGSYEISKNEQVIELTPREFFTLLFLYENRGEIVTREDIMKELKNTFGKTSGNKRITDMFISNIRNKLGLDCSTSFNIVTVRGRGYYLKFNSPT, encoded by the coding sequence ATGAAAAATGCATTAGTAATTGACAATCAATTTAACTTTCCCGGGAAAGATGTATTGAGCAATAAAGGCTATCATTTCAAGTACTTGTCCGACATTGAGTCTGCGTTAAAAAAATCGGCACACTCAGACATTTCTGGCGTTCTGATTTCGTTCGACCTTATCAAGCACAATATCGTTTCCATCCTCAGGGATATAAAGACTGCCTCTGCCGATAAACCATTGATTGTCTATGCAGCAGATAATGACGAGCTGAACACCATCCTGATGATCGAAGCAGGTGCTGATGAAGTGCTGTCGAAGGATATGAACACCCGCGAAGCACAGGCCCGGGTAATGAAACTGTTCAATATTTATCAGAAGCTGGCAAGTTTCGGGACTACTACTCAATTAATGCAGACGGAATGCATCCACATCCATGAATTCAAACTCTATCCGGGCAGTTATGAAATCAGCAAAAATGAACAAGTGATCGAACTGACTCCTCGCGAATTTTTCACATTACTGTTCTTGTATGAAAACAGAGGAGAAATTGTCACGAGAGAAGATATTATGAAAGAGCTTAAAAATACATTCGGAAAAACAAGCGGCAATAAGCGGATTACCGACATGTTTATCTCGAATATCCGCAATAAACTTGGCCTGGACTGCTCAACCTCCTTTAACATCGTAACCGTCCGAGGAAGAGGCTATTACTTAAAATTCAACAGCCCTACTTAA
- a CDS encoding thioredoxin family protein — MGPVVSSVAEQLDSVDFYKVDVDQSPKLTQQFGVQSIPTLVLIKDGEEVNRSVGFMPEEPLKDFAQS, encoded by the coding sequence TTGGGACCGGTGGTCTCAAGTGTAGCTGAACAGCTTGATTCAGTTGATTTTTATAAAGTCGATGTTGATCAATCTCCAAAATTAACTCAGCAGTTTGGTGTTCAGAGTATCCCGACGCTAGTTTTAATTAAAGACGGCGAAGAAGTAAATCGTTCCGTCGGATTTATGCCGGAAGAACCGTTGAAAGATTTCGCCCAGTCTTAA
- the pstA gene encoding phosphate ABC transporter permease PstA — translation MASKETASTAKRIKGRVTLNKGLKYLFLVATLVGLVFLALLIYRVLTQGIGYLNFDFLTSFPAPFPEEAGFLAGIMGSVFLMLLTAPIAVILGVSTALYLEEYAAKNRFTRFIQVNVQNLAGVPSIVFGLLGLTFFVYLFGMGYTLIAGALTMSLLILPVIVVASQEAIRAVPNDLREASTGMGASKWQTIWTIVLPASVPGILTGSILALSRAIGETAPLIVVGAATTIYSIPDSLFANYTAMPIQIYSWIIRPQPEWQFVAGAGIIVLLVILLAMNAIAVWIRNKFQHRY, via the coding sequence ATGGCTTCGAAAGAAACGGCATCCACAGCCAAACGCATAAAAGGAAGAGTGACGCTCAATAAGGGGCTGAAGTACCTATTCTTAGTGGCGACGCTGGTAGGGTTAGTCTTTCTGGCGCTGCTGATCTACCGGGTTCTGACGCAAGGAATCGGCTATTTGAACTTCGATTTCCTCACCAGCTTCCCGGCTCCGTTTCCAGAAGAAGCCGGATTTCTGGCCGGCATCATGGGCTCTGTCTTCCTAATGCTTCTGACTGCGCCAATCGCGGTCATCCTGGGTGTTTCTACGGCATTGTATTTGGAGGAATATGCAGCGAAGAACCGGTTCACCCGGTTCATTCAAGTGAACGTCCAGAACCTGGCGGGCGTTCCGTCGATCGTATTCGGCCTGCTCGGCCTGACGTTCTTCGTGTATTTGTTCGGCATGGGCTACACCTTGATCGCCGGGGCACTCACGATGAGCCTGCTGATTCTGCCGGTCATTGTCGTCGCATCCCAAGAGGCGATCCGGGCCGTGCCGAATGACTTGCGGGAGGCCTCTACCGGTATGGGTGCAAGCAAATGGCAGACCATCTGGACGATCGTGTTGCCGGCTTCGGTTCCCGGTATCCTGACAGGATCCATTCTTGCGCTGTCCCGGGCGATCGGGGAAACTGCTCCATTGATTGTCGTCGGTGCTGCCACGACGATTTATTCGATTCCTGATTCACTGTTCGCCAATTACACAGCGATGCCGATCCAGATCTACAGCTGGATCATTCGGCCGCAGCCGGAATGGCAATTCGTCGCTGGTGCAGGTATCATCGTCCTGCTCGTCATCCTGTTGGCCATGAACGCTATCGCTGTCTGGATCCGAAACAAGTTCCAGCACAGATACTAA
- the pstC gene encoding phosphate ABC transporter permease subunit PstC, whose amino-acid sequence MESTTNQAKSVQLMIQQNKQKRNVRKTTESLIPTFLLISAVISVLTTVGIFFTLLRESIVFFSEVSFAEFFLSAHWSPWTGSFGVLSLIAGTLLITLIAIAVALPLGFASAVYLSEYATPRTRKVIKPVLEVLAGIPTVVYGFFALTFVTPILQSLIPGLLVFNALSAGIVVGIMIVPMIASLSEDAMNAVPNSLREGALAMGATKLETTFKVVVPAALSGIVASVVLGISRAIGETMIVTIAAGASPNLTFNPLESIQTLTSFIVQGATGDTSFGSTIYYSIYAVGMTLFVFTFAMNLLSQYIVRKFKEDY is encoded by the coding sequence ATGGAATCTACAACGAATCAAGCAAAATCTGTTCAACTGATGATCCAACAGAACAAGCAAAAAAGAAACGTGCGGAAAACGACGGAATCTCTCATTCCGACATTTTTGCTTATCAGTGCTGTCATCTCTGTCCTGACGACAGTCGGCATTTTTTTCACCCTGCTGCGGGAGTCTATCGTATTTTTTAGCGAAGTGTCGTTTGCCGAGTTTTTCCTGAGTGCCCACTGGTCGCCTTGGACCGGAAGCTTTGGAGTGCTGTCACTGATTGCCGGTACACTGCTCATCACGCTAATCGCAATCGCTGTTGCCCTGCCGCTTGGATTCGCGTCGGCGGTATATTTAAGTGAGTACGCAACCCCGCGGACCCGGAAAGTGATCAAGCCGGTGCTGGAAGTGCTGGCCGGCATTCCGACTGTCGTCTATGGCTTTTTTGCCCTTACATTCGTCACACCGATCCTGCAGAGCCTGATTCCAGGCCTGCTCGTGTTCAACGCGTTAAGCGCCGGCATCGTGGTCGGCATCATGATCGTCCCGATGATCGCATCCCTGTCGGAAGACGCCATGAACGCGGTTCCGAATTCACTGCGCGAAGGTGCTCTTGCCATGGGCGCGACGAAATTGGAGACCACGTTCAAAGTCGTGGTGCCTGCCGCGCTTTCCGGAATCGTGGCGTCTGTCGTCCTCGGTATATCCAGGGCGATCGGCGAAACCATGATCGTTACCATCGCTGCCGGGGCTTCCCCGAACCTGACATTCAATCCGCTGGAATCCATCCAGACGCTCACGTCATTCATCGTGCAGGGAGCAACCGGGGATACTTCGTTCGGTTCCACCATCTATTACAGCATTTACGCTGTCGGTATGACGCTGTTCGTGTTCACATTCGCGATGAATCTCTTGTCGCAATATATTGTCCGGAAGTTTAAGGAGGATTACTAA
- the phoU gene encoding phosphate signaling complex protein PhoU: MANRSSFDKSLSELREDIKHMAGMTRDALTTSVVSLKQQDMALAEEVIQNDKAINAFEEKINEKAILLIAKEQPLATDLRKIIVSLKISSDIERIADFAVNVAKATKRIGDAELVKPIIHIPQMADLVNKMLTQAIDAYKYEDTKLAIDSSKIDDEVDALYKESITELIDIATEDNTHMEQIMQLAMICRYLERSGDHVTNISENTIYMVKGIKTDLNT; the protein is encoded by the coding sequence ATGGCGAACAGAAGCAGTTTCGATAAGAGTTTGAGCGAATTACGGGAAGACATTAAACACATGGCCGGTATGACTCGGGACGCCTTAACCACCTCAGTTGTGAGCTTGAAGCAACAGGATATGGCACTCGCAGAAGAAGTCATCCAGAACGACAAAGCAATCAATGCGTTCGAAGAGAAGATCAACGAAAAGGCCATTTTGCTGATTGCGAAAGAACAGCCGCTGGCCACCGATTTGCGGAAGATCATCGTATCGCTGAAAATTTCAAGTGATATCGAGCGGATTGCGGATTTTGCCGTCAACGTGGCAAAAGCGACGAAACGGATCGGCGATGCGGAACTGGTCAAACCGATCATTCATATCCCGCAAATGGCCGATCTGGTGAATAAGATGCTGACGCAGGCGATTGACGCATATAAGTACGAAGACACGAAACTCGCCATCGATTCATCCAAGATCGATGACGAAGTGGATGCGCTCTATAAGGAATCCATCACAGAATTGATTGATATCGCAACCGAAGATAACACGCATATGGAACAAATTATGCAATTGGCGATGATTTGCCGCTATCTGGAACGGTCCGGTGACCATGTGACCAACATATCGGAAAACACCATTTATATGGTCAAGGGAATTAAAACCGACTTGAATACATGA
- the merA gene encoding mercury(II) reductase, whose translation MTNGKINVTLQVSGMTCTDCENQVTEALESQGAENAKADYRRGQATFEIEEERFVDAKQAVDEAGYPAGEAEVKPGEQITFSGNPSADYDLLIIGSGGAAFSAAIKAVEKGANVAMVERGTIGGTCVNIGCVPSKTLLRAGEINHLADQHPFAGLDTQAGQVDLAALTSQKDELVEGMRQQKYIDLIDDYGFDLIRGEAAFVDERTVEVNGQQYTAGKFLVSTGAAPFVPPIPGLKDVDFLTSTTALELMEVPEKLAVIGSGYIAMELGQLFRNLGSDVTLMQRSDRLLKEYDPEISEAVDKALTKQGLNFMTGVTYKKVEQDGETKKVYLEVNGEERIIEADQVLVAAGRRPNTETLNLTAAGVETGKRGEIVVDDYLQTSSPTVYAAGDVTLGPQFVYVAAYEGGVVVENALDSATKKVDLRFVPGVTFTNPSIATVGLTEQQARNRGIDVKTSVLPLENVPRALVNHKTNGVFKLIVDNGSQKIIGAHVVAENAGDVIYGATLAVQFGLTADDLKNSMAPYLTMAEGLKLAAITLDKDVSKLSCCAG comes from the coding sequence ATGACGAACGGTAAAATCAACGTAACACTCCAGGTGAGCGGCATGACCTGTACAGACTGTGAGAACCAGGTGACGGAAGCACTGGAAAGCCAGGGAGCGGAAAACGCAAAAGCTGATTACCGCCGGGGGCAGGCGACGTTCGAGATTGAGGAGGAGCGCTTTGTGGATGCAAAACAGGCCGTCGATGAAGCCGGCTATCCGGCAGGTGAAGCGGAAGTCAAACCTGGAGAACAGATAACGTTTTCCGGCAATCCCTCCGCTGACTATGATCTGCTCATCATCGGTTCAGGCGGGGCCGCCTTTTCTGCCGCCATCAAAGCAGTGGAGAAAGGGGCGAACGTGGCGATGGTCGAACGGGGGACCATCGGCGGAACTTGCGTCAATATCGGCTGTGTGCCCTCCAAGACCTTGCTTCGCGCCGGAGAGATCAATCACCTGGCTGACCAGCACCCGTTTGCCGGACTGGATACACAAGCAGGGCAGGTGGATCTCGCAGCGTTGACCAGCCAGAAAGACGAACTCGTCGAAGGGATGAGACAGCAGAAGTACATTGATCTTATCGATGACTACGGTTTCGACCTGATCCGGGGAGAGGCCGCCTTCGTGGATGAGCGGACGGTTGAAGTGAACGGACAACAGTACACCGCTGGCAAGTTCCTGGTCTCGACGGGCGCCGCGCCATTCGTTCCGCCGATTCCCGGACTGAAAGATGTGGACTTCCTGACCAGCACGACAGCCTTGGAGTTGATGGAAGTGCCGGAGAAACTGGCCGTCATCGGTTCCGGCTACATCGCCATGGAACTGGGCCAGCTGTTCCGTAACCTGGGATCGGACGTGACGCTGATGCAGCGCAGCGACCGGCTCCTGAAGGAATACGATCCGGAAATTTCCGAAGCGGTGGATAAAGCCCTGACGAAACAGGGGCTGAATTTCATGACCGGCGTCACGTACAAGAAAGTGGAACAGGATGGAGAAACGAAGAAGGTCTACCTTGAAGTGAATGGGGAAGAGCGGATCATTGAAGCCGATCAGGTACTGGTCGCAGCGGGCCGACGGCCGAACACAGAGACGCTCAACCTAACGGCAGCCGGTGTGGAAACCGGCAAAAGAGGAGAAATCGTAGTTGATGACTATCTGCAGACGAGCAGTCCGACTGTCTACGCGGCCGGGGATGTGACACTCGGCCCTCAGTTTGTCTATGTCGCCGCCTACGAAGGTGGTGTCGTGGTTGAAAATGCCTTGGATTCGGCCACTAAGAAAGTGGATCTGCGTTTTGTGCCGGGTGTGACGTTCACGAATCCGTCCATCGCGACTGTCGGGCTGACGGAACAGCAGGCGAGGAACCGGGGAATCGACGTGAAGACATCGGTCCTGCCGCTTGAAAACGTGCCGAGAGCGCTCGTGAACCACAAAACGAACGGCGTCTTCAAACTCATCGTCGATAACGGATCGCAGAAAATCATCGGGGCCCATGTGGTAGCTGAGAACGCCGGGGATGTGATTTACGGCGCAACACTCGCGGTGCAGTTCGGGCTGACGGCAGATGACCTGAAGAATTCCATGGCGCCATATCTGACGATGGCTGAAGGGCTGAAACTGGCCGCCATCACCCTCGATAAAGACGTCAGCAAGTTATCCTGCTGTGCAGGATAA
- a CDS encoding PstS family phosphate ABC transporter substrate-binding protein produces the protein MKKMKWLNLAVPLTLSAGVLAGCGEEPVTEEGAAEGAEVSGEVLLDGSSTVQPIMEAITYLYNQTQPEVETVLNTSGTGGGFERFTLGETDFSNASRPIAEDEIALAEENGIEYTELELAYDGLSIVVSQQNDFVEELTVEQLREIFVADSDVTTWSDINPEWPDEEIVIFSPGHDSGTFDYFNEVILEEQPMREGENVTLSENDNTLVTGIQGNPYAIGFFGYAYYEANQDTLKVLGIAEEGGEAVLPSPETIQDGSYTPLSRPLFTYVNNEALKTKPQVADFTVFMLENAGEAAEQVGYVALPEEMYQEQLDEVTDLIGAEAE, from the coding sequence ATGAAGAAAATGAAATGGTTGAATTTAGCAGTACCGCTTACACTGTCAGCCGGCGTTCTTGCTGGATGTGGAGAAGAGCCAGTTACGGAAGAAGGCGCGGCTGAGGGCGCGGAAGTTTCAGGTGAAGTGCTGCTTGACGGTTCCTCCACGGTTCAACCGATTATGGAAGCAATCACTTACTTATATAATCAAACCCAGCCGGAAGTGGAAACGGTATTGAATACATCCGGTACCGGCGGCGGATTCGAACGGTTCACACTTGGTGAAACCGACTTCAGTAATGCGTCCCGGCCGATCGCGGAAGATGAAATCGCCCTCGCTGAAGAAAATGGAATTGAATATACAGAACTCGAACTCGCTTATGATGGACTATCCATCGTGGTCAGCCAGCAAAACGACTTCGTCGAGGAATTGACAGTCGAGCAGCTGAGAGAAATTTTCGTGGCGGACAGCGATGTCACAACGTGGTCGGACATCAACCCGGAATGGCCGGATGAAGAGATTGTCATTTTCAGCCCGGGTCATGATTCCGGAACGTTCGATTACTTCAATGAAGTAATCCTGGAAGAACAGCCGATGCGGGAAGGCGAAAATGTCACGCTCAGTGAAAATGACAACACACTCGTCACAGGTATTCAAGGTAACCCGTACGCGATCGGATTCTTTGGTTATGCGTATTATGAAGCCAACCAGGATACGCTGAAAGTGCTCGGAATCGCTGAAGAGGGCGGAGAAGCCGTATTGCCAAGCCCGGAAACGATCCAGGATGGCTCTTACACACCACTGTCCCGCCCGCTGTTCACATATGTAAATAACGAAGCACTGAAAACGAAGCCGCAAGTAGCGGATTTCACGGTCTTTATGTTAGAAAATGCTGGAGAAGCAGCTGAACAAGTCGGCTACGTAGCGCTGCCGGAAGAAATGTATCAAGAGCAGCTGGACGAAGTCACAGACCTCATCGGCGCAGAAGCCGAATAA
- the phnD gene encoding phosphate/phosphite/phosphonate ABC transporter substrate-binding protein, with protein MKKWLIFVALLVLAFVLVACGEEEAVEPAEEEVVEEAVEEETPEEAVAEGTGEAFTIGVIPAQTVGELQSAIDKLQAVLDEALPQDVAVEVYPDYNGVVEAMNFDQIDMAYLGPLTYVIAQEQSNAEAIVTQLVDGEPFYHSYIITQADNEAETLDDLLANPGEVDFAFGDPNSTSGSLIPSIELQKRGVYTDEDDYEFNSAQFTGSHDATALAVQNGQVTAGAIDSAIYNQLVEEGTINPDEVKVIWESDQLFQYPWAVTEETSNETIAAIREAFLAIEDQEILDAFGADGFTEASPEDYESIRQAAIQQGIIEE; from the coding sequence ATGAAAAAATGGCTGATTTTCGTTGCCCTGCTCGTACTCGCATTTGTGCTTGTGGCATGTGGCGAAGAAGAAGCAGTGGAACCTGCAGAAGAAGAAGTGGTTGAAGAAGCCGTAGAGGAAGAAACGCCTGAAGAAGCCGTCGCTGAAGGAACTGGCGAAGCATTCACGATCGGTGTCATCCCGGCACAGACAGTAGGCGAATTGCAGAGCGCAATCGACAAGCTGCAGGCTGTATTAGACGAAGCACTTCCGCAAGATGTAGCCGTTGAAGTTTACCCGGACTATAACGGCGTTGTTGAAGCGATGAATTTCGACCAGATTGATATGGCTTACCTCGGGCCGTTAACATACGTCATCGCTCAGGAACAAAGCAATGCGGAAGCCATTGTGACACAGCTCGTTGACGGTGAACCATTCTATCATTCGTATATCATCACACAGGCGGACAACGAAGCGGAAACGCTCGATGACCTGCTCGCGAATCCTGGTGAAGTTGATTTCGCATTCGGTGACCCGAACTCGACTTCCGGTTCACTGATTCCGTCAATCGAGCTTCAAAAGCGCGGTGTATACACGGATGAGGACGACTATGAATTCAATTCCGCTCAGTTTACTGGTTCGCATGATGCAACTGCATTAGCCGTTCAGAATGGACAAGTGACCGCCGGAGCCATCGACTCGGCGATCTACAATCAGCTGGTTGAAGAAGGCACCATCAATCCGGACGAAGTAAAAGTCATTTGGGAATCCGACCAATTGTTTCAGTACCCGTGGGCTGTGACAGAAGAAACAAGTAATGAAACAATTGCGGCAATCCGGGAAGCTTTCCTCGCGATTGAAGATCAGGAAATTTTGGATGCTTTCGGTGCAGACGGCTTTACAGAAGCTTCACCGGAAGATTATGAAAGCATCCGGCAGGCAGCGATCCAGCAGGGCATTATCGAAGAATAG
- a CDS encoding polysaccharide deacetylase family protein → MTANSVSDSKSVILTFDDGPGKFLTQILDILKKEQVPAMFFWQTRLLYPQRPWQRVLNEGHVIGSHTVQHVDLTRRSGVEQLREIQRSLEQIEMVTGRRPRYFRPPFGQYNTNTITALRELDVLPVMWRIASLDWELKNDSRQIISNVTDNLEDGAIILLHELQQTVDVLPELIQAIKSQGYRFKLLDTN, encoded by the coding sequence ATCACCGCTAATTCCGTATCAGACAGCAAATCGGTAATTCTGACATTCGATGACGGGCCCGGTAAGTTTTTGACGCAAATTCTTGATATCTTAAAGAAGGAACAAGTGCCGGCCATGTTCTTTTGGCAGACACGCCTTTTGTATCCGCAACGTCCGTGGCAGCGTGTGCTGAATGAAGGACATGTGATCGGTTCTCACACAGTGCAGCATGTAGACTTGACGAGACGGTCAGGTGTCGAGCAGCTGCGGGAGATCCAGAGAAGCCTTGAGCAGATTGAAATGGTGACAGGCAGACGCCCTCGCTATTTCCGGCCGCCTTTCGGTCAGTATAATACTAATACCATTACAGCGCTCAGGGAGCTGGACGTGTTACCTGTCATGTGGCGAATTGCCTCACTTGATTGGGAACTAAAAAATGATTCCAGGCAAATCATTTCAAATGTCACCGACAATTTAGAGGATGGTGCGATCATTTTACTGCATGAGCTTCAGCAAACAGTGGATGTACTACCTGAATTGATTCAAGCCATCAAATCTCAAGGGTACCGTTTCAAACTGCTGGATACCAATTGA
- the pstB gene encoding phosphate ABC transporter ATP-binding protein PstB: MSATVNGNAIFKVEDLNLWYGETQALKNINMEIVQNQVTAVIGPSGCGKSTFVKTLNRMVETVPSVRTSGEIKYRDQGIFDSNYLVEELRTHVGMVFQKPNPFPKSIYENVAYGPKIHGIKKKQVLDEIVERSLKGAAIWDEVKDRLHENAYGLSGGQQQRICIARCLAVEPDVILMDEPTSALDPISTLKVEELIRELKQDYTIIIVTHNMQQAARISDKTAFFLNGEVIEMDETDKLFSNPEDKRTEDYITGRFG, translated from the coding sequence ATGAGTGCAACAGTGAATGGCAATGCAATTTTCAAGGTAGAGGATTTGAACCTGTGGTATGGTGAGACGCAGGCATTAAAGAACATTAATATGGAAATCGTCCAAAACCAAGTGACCGCGGTAATCGGTCCTTCCGGGTGCGGCAAATCGACATTCGTAAAGACGTTGAACCGAATGGTTGAGACCGTTCCGTCTGTGCGTACATCCGGTGAAATCAAGTACCGCGACCAGGGAATATTCGATTCGAATTACTTGGTTGAGGAACTGCGGACACACGTCGGGATGGTATTCCAGAAGCCGAACCCTTTCCCAAAATCAATTTACGAGAACGTGGCATACGGGCCGAAAATCCACGGCATCAAAAAGAAGCAAGTGCTAGATGAAATCGTCGAGAGAAGCTTGAAAGGCGCCGCTATCTGGGATGAAGTGAAAGACCGGCTGCATGAAAATGCCTATGGCCTTTCCGGCGGTCAGCAGCAGCGGATCTGTATCGCCCGTTGCCTGGCGGTTGAACCGGACGTCATTCTGATGGACGAACCCACTTCCGCACTCGATCCGATTTCCACACTCAAAGTGGAAGAGCTGATCAGAGAGCTGAAACAGGATTACACGATCATCATCGTGACGCATAACATGCAGCAGGCGGCCCGGATTTCTGATAAGACGGCCTTCTTCCTGAACGGGGAAGTCATCGAGATGGATGAAACGGATAAGCTGTTCTCAAATCCGGAGGACAAGCGGACAGAAGACTACATCACAGGACGATTCGGATAA